The sequence TCACCCGGATGCAAGCCCGCCGTTGACAGAATGCCCGTCAGCTTGACCTCAAATTGAATGTTGCCGTCTTGATAGAAATACCAGAAAAAGCCGTATTCGTAGTTCGCAACCGTAGAGATAGAGGAGACAACCAGCCTGCGCGAACGTCTTACCTCGACATCATTGGTCCGCCAATCCGTATGCTTCCAGAGAATGCCGAAGTCCTCCTCATGCATACAGATCGCATTTTTGATCGTCATCAATTCGCCTTTGCTGTTTGCCATGACGCCATCGAAATATTTGATGTAACCGACGCAATCGCAACCAAGCTCCAAACTGTTGGCGAGCTGACCAATTCCGTATTCCCCGCTGTCAAAGGCGTTTTTGCGGTTTTGGATCGGGCCCGGATCGCCATACGGGACAACCATTTCGGATAAGGAGCCGCGGTACATAACCGGACGCTCGCGGCCCTGATCCTGGTACGTTACCGTATGGATCGTCAATCCTTCTCTGGCGTTGAAGCCGATACGGAATTTCCAGTTTTGCCATTCCACCTCATGACCATCAATCGTAAAGCTCGGCCCTTCCGGCTGCGTAATTTCAACCGGTTTGATGCCGGTGCGCAGCGGACCTACGCGGTCAGGCGTATAATTGAATTCCTGCATCGGGATTTTCGTGTATTCGTATTCCTCCACCCGCAGCACTTCCATTGTATTCAGATCCACGATCGGCACGAGCGGCAGCGGGCGGGCGTAGCCGTTATCCTTCTCGTCGCTGCGCAGAAAACAAAGCGGACGGGCCAGACGCACTGTTGCATCTTCTTCCGTTCCCCAGTTGCCCGGCGACCAAAGATCAACCATCACAAGCTCCGGCGTTTCGATGCCCAGACGTGCCAGCGCATCCTGGAATTCCGGACTGGCTTTGACAGCCTCCTCGCATTCCACTTGCTCATCAAGCATGATCATCGGCTGGACGCCCGGAACGTGCTTCCACGACACGACCTTCATTTGGCTTAAAGAAACAACCGCTTCATAAGTAGCATTGTCTATGCTATTTAGAACAATAATGAAAGCTTCACGGTCAAACGGCTCCGCAGCGGAATAGCCGAGGACCACTTCCTTCCTGGGTTCCTTTAACATTACCGACACGAACCGATCCGCAGCGCTCAATTGTTGTTCTTCTTTCAGAATGGCTACAGCTGCCAAGATTTCTTCCTTGCTAAGCGGCTCCAAGGGGTGTTTTCCAAGTTCTACCGTTAATTGTGTCATCTCGTTAACCTCACTTTTTAATTTATTGATGTCAACTCATGTGACCATCTTATGTAATAAATCATACTCGCTACAGCCCTCTATCCCGCATTATGAGAAACTGCGATTTTTTATTTGGTTTTCTCACAATGTGGGAAAAGGGGCGTTTTCACTAATTTTATTGCCCATATTTACCAAGAGTGGTTATTTAGTTCAGTTTTTATAGTCAGAAAATTTTCTGATTGTCCCGCATGATGAGATAAGCTCATTTTGGAAAAGTACAATATCTTGTAATAATTGAGTCATATAACATAACACATCATTCAGGAGGGAATAAACCATGCTGTTAAAGCAGAAAAAATGGCTCTTGTCCATGGCATCCTTTTTCGTTTTTTGTTTAACCTCATTTCCTATTACCGTGTTCGCTGCTGGTGAAGCGCCGGCCGTCGATACGGGAGATACGACCTGGCTGCTCATTTCTACCGCGATTGTCATGTTTATGTTTATGCCCGGTCTCGCACTATTCTATGGTGGATTAGTAACGCACCGGAATATCGTCTCGACCATCATGTATAGCTTCAGTTCCTTTGTTGTCGTCACGATCGTATGGGTATTGTGGGGGTATAGTTTTGCATTCGGCTCCGGAGTCGGGGGCATCTTCGGCGGATTCGACTATCTGGGGTTCAATCAGGTTGGCCAGGATGCAAAAGAAGGACTGACGATCCCTCATCTTATATTTGCGATCTACCAGGGGATGTTTGCCTCGATCACAGTGGCGATTATATCCGGAGGCGTCGTCGAACGTATCCGTTTCTCGGTTTGGATCTTCTTCTCCGCTCTATGGGTAACGGTCGTTTATGCTCCAATGGCTTATTGGACGTGGGGCGGCGGATGGCTATCCAAGCTGGGCGGGCTCGATTTTGCGGGAGGAACGGTCGTCCATATTCTCTCCGGCGTCAGTGCGCTGACGGCGGCGCTGATCGTCGGAAGACGCCGGGCATACCGTGAACAGGCACCTCCGCCGCATAATCTCGTGTTCTTTCTAATCGGTGGGATGTGCCTGTGGTTTGGGTGGTTCGGGTTTAATGGCGGCAGTGCGCTTGCATCCGGGGGACTTGCTTCGCTCGCTTTTGCTACGACACAAGTTGCGGCTGCTGCCGGCGGTGTCATATGGCTGGTGATGGAGTGGGCACTTCGCAAAAAACCGACGCTTGTCGGAGCCGTTTCAGGTGGTATTGCCGGCCTTGTTGCAATTACGCCCGCTGCCGGTTACGTCTCCATTATGTCTTCGATGATCATTGGCGGCGTGGCGAGCGTTATCTGTTATTGGGCGCTGAATGTGCTAAAAGTGAAACTGAAGTACGATGATTCCTTAGATGTATTCGGCCTTCATGGAATCGGCGGAGCATGGGGAGCAGTCGCAACCGGCATTTTCGCCAGCAAAGATGTAAACCCGGCAGGTGCGAACGGTCTTCTTCACGGAAACCCTATGCAGGTCGTCACGCAAACGATCGATGTCATTGTTGCCGTTCTTTTGGCCGTGATAGGAACATTTATTATCTTAAAGGCAATCTCCCTGTTTACTTCGCTGCGCGTAACCGAAGAAGAAGAATGGACAGGACTGGATACAAGCATACATGGCGAAAATGCTTATAACACATCCGAAGCTTCATCAGCAATTTCGCCTCCGGTCCTCGGATCGATACGAAAGCAAACATAGTAGTAGATTGTAGAAACTTTCCCCACTTAAGTAGCGGAGAGGACGGAACGATTGTGGAAAAGCGGTAGCGGTCGCCTTTGTCTCCGGATTTTTACCGCTGAGGAAAATAAATAAAATCTGGAGACAACAGCGATTGGAACAACGGTCCGTTCGCGCAGCGTCCACCCAAGTGCCTACTCTTATCTTACGCAAAAACAAGGGGTGTCCCAAGCAGCCATTGTGGCTTTTGGGACACCCCCTTCATTTTGCTAGCTTGTTTATCTATCTTCTTGAACCAGCAGCTTTTTGTTGTGTAGAGGGATTAAACATATATTTTCTAAGAAGAATAGATGCCAAACTCATGATCAAGAAAAGAACCCCAGCTATTACGATATATTGGGCACCCATCCCTGAGATAAATAACCCACCTACTGAGGTTCCAATCGTCACCCCCAAGTTACTGCAAGATAGAAACATTCCATTAGCAAAGTCAGGTGCTTCTTGAGCAGACGAGGAGATCCAATATTGACTAACATTATTTCCTATCGCAAATAATATCCCCCAAAACAAAAGGGTTATCAACATGGGTACAACGGACTTCCCTGTAAGGAACGACAACATCAGAAATAGCCCTAATACAATGGGAAAAAATGTTGCCGTTCTCATAGCATTTTTGGTAAGGAATCTTCCTCCCGCAAAATTTCCGACGAGACTTGCTATTCCAAATATAAATAATGCAAAAGTAAGGGTTGTCCCCGATATATGGGTAACTGCACCCAGATATTCCGCAATGAAACTATTTATACTCGAATTCGCCGATCCAATGAATACGACTGTAGCAATAGCTACCCACATGATAGGCTTTTTTAATACGCCGATTTGAGTTCCATAAGTAAGTCTTTCTTTAACAGGCATTGAAGGAATAAAAACCAATGTAGCTATTAGTGCTAGCGCATTTACAATAGCAAAGAATAACATGGCCATTTCTACAGAAGTTACACTGGCTATATAAGTAGTAATTGGCACGCCAAGAATCATACCTGCGTTTACTCCTAATATTACTTTAGAAACAGCTTTTGGAGCTTCTTCTTTGCTAACGGAAGTAGCGGCTACCGTCAAAGCCAAAGCACAATAAATGGGATGAAAAAAGGCCGGAACTATGCGAGCAATAAGCAAAATGGTAAAGCTCGATGTTAGTAAAGAGACAATATTACCGGCAACAAAAATACCAAGTACAAGCAGCATGACCTTCTTGCGATTTATTCCTGAAAACAATAACGGCAGGATGGGACCAGATATTGCAACCGCCAATGCAAAGAGACTAACTAGCAACCCCGCTTCGGTAACACTGATATCAAACCGTTCAGCGACTACAGGTAATATACCTACGATCCCCATTTCAGTAGTTAATATCCCAAAAACCCCTACTGTCAAAATAAGTATAAGCAAATTATTCTGTCTAACCACTACAAGTTATCCTCCAATTCTCATGAGTAAGATTAAATATCAAAATAACTACTCCACATAAATGGATTATTCCCCACATGTGTATTATTATATCTGTATGACCATTTCTGCAATGACCAAATGGATCGCTTTTGCGGAATAAGTAACAGAAACAAATATATTGTGGATTATTTTATTGAAAGTTGGTGTCGCTCGCATGCGTAAAGTGGATCGGCGAATACTCAAAACTCAAGAAGCGATAAAAAAAGCTGTGGTTGAATTGATGACAGAAAAGGACTTCGATCAGATAACTGTCCAGGACATCTCCGACAGAGCAAACGTTGATCGTAAAACGGTCTACCATCACTACAAGGATAAATTTGACTTGTTGGATAAGCTCATTGAAGAGCACATCAATGAACTCCGAGAAATTTGCGAATCTGAATCGACTTCTCCAGAAGGCAATTTCAGTTGGTTCAAATACTTTGAAGAGAAATATTCCTTCTTTTCGGTGATGCTGGCTAGTAAAGGAGCTCCATTTTTTCGCAAAAGATTCCTTGAGTTTGTTATCGAGGATATACGCAATGAATGGGAAATGACCGAAGGGAAAAAGAGCGGATTAAGCGAGGAGGTTATTGTACAATTTTTCGCACCAGCATACGTAGGACTCGTGGAATGGTGGTTTACGAATGGAATGCCCTATCCGCCAGATGCCATGGAAGAACAAGTGGGGATGATGCTAGAGAAGAACCTATCGTAGTTTCTGCAAAAAGAAAAACCAGTCCGTCACTAAGATCAGTGCCAGACTGGTTTTGATTCCGAACCTGTTTCATCTGGTTTGCAGGTTGACCCGGAAAATCAGGTACCCTCCACAACACCCAGCCGATTAAAACAAGAGCCAGAAGAGACATGAGTCCGAATATGGCGCGCCA is a genomic window of Paenibacillus durus ATCC 35681 containing:
- a CDS encoding primary-amine oxidase — encoded protein: MTQLTVELGKHPLEPLSKEEILAAVAILKEEQQLSAADRFVSVMLKEPRKEVVLGYSAAEPFDREAFIIVLNSIDNATYEAVVSLSQMKVVSWKHVPGVQPMIMLDEQVECEEAVKASPEFQDALARLGIETPELVMVDLWSPGNWGTEEDATVRLARPLCFLRSDEKDNGYARPLPLVPIVDLNTMEVLRVEEYEYTKIPMQEFNYTPDRVGPLRTGIKPVEITQPEGPSFTIDGHEVEWQNWKFRIGFNAREGLTIHTVTYQDQGRERPVMYRGSLSEMVVPYGDPGPIQNRKNAFDSGEYGIGQLANSLELGCDCVGYIKYFDGVMANSKGELMTIKNAICMHEEDFGILWKHTDWRTNDVEVRRSRRLVVSSISTVANYEYGFFWYFYQDGNIQFEVKLTGILSTAGLHPGETPKYGNLVGPDLYAPNHQHFFNVRMDIQIDGNDNSVYEVDVVPEELGEGNPRENAFYAKSTLLETEQKAIRDIKLETARYWKIVNDNVKNELGQSVGYKIVTGENCFPFASKNSSLLKRAGFIKHHLWVTPYNEDEIYASGKYPNQHIGGEGLSSWAEQDRPVANSDIVVWYTMGHTHVPRPEDWPVMPTAYIGFMLKPVSFFNQSPAINLPPMPKKNYCSSAVKTDGCQS
- a CDS encoding ammonium transporter; translation: MLLKQKKWLLSMASFFVFCLTSFPITVFAAGEAPAVDTGDTTWLLISTAIVMFMFMPGLALFYGGLVTHRNIVSTIMYSFSSFVVVTIVWVLWGYSFAFGSGVGGIFGGFDYLGFNQVGQDAKEGLTIPHLIFAIYQGMFASITVAIISGGVVERIRFSVWIFFSALWVTVVYAPMAYWTWGGGWLSKLGGLDFAGGTVVHILSGVSALTAALIVGRRRAYREQAPPPHNLVFFLIGGMCLWFGWFGFNGGSALASGGLASLAFATTQVAAAAGGVIWLVMEWALRKKPTLVGAVSGGIAGLVAITPAAGYVSIMSSMIIGGVASVICYWALNVLKVKLKYDDSLDVFGLHGIGGAWGAVATGIFASKDVNPAGANGLLHGNPMQVVTQTIDVIVAVLLAVIGTFIILKAISLFTSLRVTEEEEWTGLDTSIHGENAYNTSEASSAISPPVLGSIRKQT
- a CDS encoding MFS transporter, which gives rise to MVRQNNLLILILTVGVFGILTTEMGIVGILPVVAERFDISVTEAGLLVSLFALAVAISGPILPLLFSGINRKKVMLLVLGIFVAGNIVSLLTSSFTILLIARIVPAFFHPIYCALALTVAATSVSKEEAPKAVSKVILGVNAGMILGVPITTYIASVTSVEMAMLFFAIVNALALIATLVFIPSMPVKERLTYGTQIGVLKKPIMWVAIATVVFIGSANSSINSFIAEYLGAVTHISGTTLTFALFIFGIASLVGNFAGGRFLTKNAMRTATFFPIVLGLFLMLSFLTGKSVVPMLITLLFWGILFAIGNNVSQYWISSSAQEAPDFANGMFLSCSNLGVTIGTSVGGLFISGMGAQYIVIAGVLFLIMSLASILLRKYMFNPSTQQKAAGSRR
- a CDS encoding TetR/AcrR family transcriptional regulator, which gives rise to MRKVDRRILKTQEAIKKAVVELMTEKDFDQITVQDISDRANVDRKTVYHHYKDKFDLLDKLIEEHINELREICESESTSPEGNFSWFKYFEEKYSFFSVMLASKGAPFFRKRFLEFVIEDIRNEWEMTEGKKSGLSEEVIVQFFAPAYVGLVEWWFTNGMPYPPDAMEEQVGMMLEKNLS
- a CDS encoding MFS transporter, whose product is MVPEALKGRALAIAMVGTPIALTFGVPFGTLLGDFIGWRAIFGLMSLLALVLIGWVLWRVPDFPGQPANQMKQVRNQNQSGTDLSDGLVFLFAETTIGSSLASSPLVLPWHLADRAFHS